A stretch of Saccharothrix texasensis DNA encodes these proteins:
- a CDS encoding AvrD family protein — protein sequence MATSRSRIGSGEPIDALLGARDRRYFGNGFRQGVVRLRRAGRSFGVGGDSRFVGLGTVGYSAPWSVKASGPQNPHVSTIDAYLLAISAASSLLGPRGTGADQPLGAAWVRRCAIKAGGAPIEDGLDRIPVSATWAHASTDPAARVLQVSVTVGSMLVTVDVDPGGGVRAPSAVDRPRTYRTTVSDLVDVEVAPGSAEVSATVHYSTGQGEEDLFQEIESRYPESLTFAEAFADMLQLGQVGLYAMDGLARADSDTLWMRNTLFEATSPFRPRVQGDRVTAEIRSPRVVTMRGRRWRIATLRSRRASMALSCSVAHALPELRRDR from the coding sequence ACTTCGCGTTCGCGGATCGGCTCGGGGGAGCCGATCGACGCGCTTCTCGGCGCGCGGGATCGGCGGTACTTCGGGAACGGGTTCAGGCAGGGCGTGGTGCGGTTGCGCAGGGCGGGCCGGTCCTTCGGCGTCGGCGGTGACAGCCGGTTCGTCGGCCTCGGCACGGTCGGGTACTCCGCGCCGTGGTCGGTGAAGGCGTCCGGCCCGCAGAACCCGCACGTCAGCACGATCGACGCGTACCTGCTCGCGATCTCGGCGGCTTCCTCGCTGCTCGGTCCGAGGGGGACCGGTGCCGACCAACCGCTCGGCGCCGCGTGGGTGCGTCGGTGCGCGATCAAGGCGGGCGGTGCGCCGATCGAGGACGGGCTCGATCGGATCCCGGTGTCGGCGACGTGGGCACACGCCTCCACCGACCCCGCAGCCCGGGTGCTCCAGGTCTCCGTCACGGTCGGCAGCATGCTGGTGACGGTGGACGTGGATCCCGGTGGTGGCGTGCGGGCCCCGAGTGCGGTGGACCGGCCGCGCACCTACCGGACCACGGTGTCCGACCTGGTCGACGTCGAGGTGGCACCGGGTTCCGCCGAGGTGTCGGCGACGGTCCACTACAGCACGGGGCAGGGGGAGGAGGACTTGTTCCAGGAGATCGAGTCCCGCTACCCCGAAAGCCTGACGTTCGCCGAGGCGTTCGCCGACATGCTGCAGCTCGGCCAGGTGGGCCTCTACGCGATGGACGGCCTCGCCCGCGCCGACAGTGACACCCTGTGGATGCGCAACACGCTGTTCGAGGCGACGTCGCCCTTCCGCCCGCGCGTGCAGGGTGACCGGGTCACCGCCGAAATCCGGTCACCACGCGTTGTGACGATGCGCGGCCGGCGCTGGCGGATCGCGACGTTGCGGTCGCGGCGGGCGTCGATGGCGCTGAGCTGCTCGGTCGCGCACGCCCTCCCGGAGTTGCGCCGTGACCGGTAG